A genomic segment from Polyangium mundeleinium encodes:
- a CDS encoding DUF4911 domain-containing protein encodes MLVRRVDVRPADVVFLKGILEASEGLGTIFAERGGELVVAAPPDREKDLVELLDDLVREIDARVHPEVEAGRDR; translated from the coding sequence ATGCTCGTGCGTCGTGTCGACGTCCGCCCCGCGGATGTCGTTTTTTTGAAGGGCATCCTCGAAGCGAGCGAGGGCCTCGGCACCATCTTCGCCGAGCGAGGCGGCGAGCTCGTCGTGGCCGCGCCGCCCGATCGCGAAAAGGATCTCGTCGAGCTGCTCGACGATCTCGTGCGGGAGATCGACGCGCGCGTCCATCCCGAGGTCGAAGCGGGGAGGGATCGATGA
- a CDS encoding M48 family metallopeptidase, which yields MSGAEAGSGQGASGTGFGHSPKRLVAELGILLLAIVGLIFAARGCAGCASTAIIAVIPPDADAAIGKTAGEAMRAQHGLSGAPTEDQKARVDRIFEELRSDLTDDEKRILVAPRITVLKDDQVNAFALPGGEVFVLTGLLDRSKDDDEELRGVLAHEIGHAVKRHGVRSLVRNALFGLTIAFVVGDLNDITATVIAGASQLDTLSYSRSMEEEADAFGVDLLARSKKSPEGLARFLESLESAPVPELLSTHPDSAARAKAIRERMQGGK from the coding sequence ATGTCGGGAGCGGAAGCGGGAAGTGGGCAAGGTGCGTCCGGTACGGGATTCGGGCACAGCCCCAAGCGCCTGGTCGCTGAGCTCGGGATCCTGCTTCTCGCCATCGTGGGGCTGATCTTCGCCGCGCGCGGATGCGCCGGATGCGCGTCGACGGCCATCATCGCGGTGATCCCGCCCGACGCCGACGCGGCGATCGGAAAGACCGCCGGCGAAGCGATGCGCGCGCAACACGGGCTCTCCGGCGCGCCGACCGAGGACCAAAAGGCGCGGGTCGATCGGATCTTCGAGGAGCTGCGATCGGACCTCACGGACGATGAAAAACGCATCCTCGTAGCGCCGCGGATCACGGTGCTGAAGGACGATCAGGTGAACGCGTTTGCGCTCCCCGGCGGCGAGGTCTTCGTGCTGACGGGGCTGCTTGATCGATCGAAGGACGATGACGAGGAGCTGCGCGGCGTGCTCGCGCACGAGATCGGGCACGCGGTGAAGCGACACGGCGTGCGATCGCTCGTGCGGAACGCGCTGTTCGGGCTGACGATCGCGTTCGTCGTGGGCGACCTGAACGACATCACGGCCACGGTGATCGCTGGCGCCTCGCAGCTCGATACGCTGAGCTACAGCCGCTCGATGGAGGAAGAGGCCGACGCGTTCGGGGTGGATCTGCTCGCGCGCAGCAAGAAGAGCCCCGAGGGCCTGGCGCGGTTCCTCGAGAGCCTCGAATCCGCGCCCGTGCCGGAGCTGCTCTCGACACACCCGGACAGCGCGGCGCGCGCGAAGGCGATCCGCGAGCGGATGCAGGGCGGAAAATAG
- a CDS encoding MlaC/ttg2D family ABC transporter substrate-binding protein has protein sequence MKRTNFVSALVLSFAVSLVGAAGLAHAGAATDVVKAKQSALFDLLKKPSNDAKVSAMFDELLDYQALAEASLGSEWAARTDAEKAQFSDLLKQLVRKSYERNLKKTLDFNIEYTAEEKKGDAIVVKTRAVSKKDARSEPVEIAYVMAEKNGAWRVKDIITDDVSLVSSYRSQFTKIVKKDGFPALIKKMKDKLAKGDV, from the coding sequence GTGAAACGAACGAACTTTGTCAGCGCGTTGGTCTTGTCGTTCGCCGTGTCGCTCGTGGGCGCCGCGGGCCTCGCGCATGCCGGAGCGGCGACGGACGTGGTGAAGGCCAAGCAGTCGGCCTTGTTCGATCTCCTCAAGAAGCCCTCGAACGACGCGAAGGTCAGCGCGATGTTCGACGAGCTGCTCGATTACCAGGCGCTCGCGGAGGCCTCGCTCGGATCGGAGTGGGCGGCCCGGACCGACGCTGAAAAGGCCCAGTTCAGCGATCTCTTGAAGCAGCTCGTCCGCAAGTCGTACGAGCGAAACCTCAAGAAGACGCTCGATTTCAACATCGAGTACACGGCCGAGGAGAAGAAGGGCGACGCGATCGTGGTGAAGACGCGCGCCGTGTCGAAGAAGGACGCGCGGAGCGAGCCGGTCGAGATCGCCTACGTGATGGCCGAGAAAAACGGCGCGTGGCGGGTGAAGGACATCATCACGGACGACGTGAGCCTGGTGTCGAGCTACCGCTCCCAGTTCACCAAGATCGTCAAGAAAGACGGCTTCCCGGCGCTCATCAAGAAGATGAAGGACAAGCTCGCGAAGGGCGACGTCTGA
- a CDS encoding sensor histidine kinase, which translates to MKLGLRDGAESSFAVRFAWLTGLRLIVLTIVLIVMTTIYLGGIGTRADSSRIAMLTFAVAFALTGVYAAVLRIGKGLPLLAYGQMFIDQIAWSMIVYVSGGAASGATSLYGFTCLCGAILLGLRGALIGLIAGASSYALLCTLLVQGYLLPPPDQPLEAYATRWSEAAFPLVLNLLAMSVVALLGSYLAERLRVTGGRLVVATARAEQAERLAALGRLAAGLAHEIRNPLGSIVASIELLRTGGSLGAEDDALCAIIERETTRLNELVTDMLDVSRPRAPSKAPMDFAGTARDVVVLAGKSGRGRDVPLRYVGPDSLEIEADTAQMRQVVWNLLRNAIQASSAGAEVIVRVEADAGGAVVLAVEDRGVGIPPEARERLFDAFFTTRSQGMGIGLAVVKRILDDHGFVIEVESEPGKGTTFRVRIPHSKELALTPS; encoded by the coding sequence ATGAAGCTCGGCCTCCGCGACGGCGCCGAGAGCTCGTTCGCGGTCCGCTTCGCGTGGCTCACGGGGCTGCGCCTGATCGTCCTCACGATCGTGCTGATCGTCATGACGACGATCTACCTCGGCGGCATCGGGACGCGCGCGGATTCGAGCCGGATCGCGATGCTCACGTTCGCGGTCGCGTTCGCGCTCACGGGCGTCTACGCCGCGGTGCTCCGCATCGGCAAGGGCCTGCCGCTGCTCGCGTACGGGCAGATGTTCATCGATCAGATCGCGTGGTCGATGATCGTCTACGTCTCCGGTGGCGCAGCGAGCGGCGCGACCTCGCTTTACGGTTTCACGTGCCTCTGCGGCGCGATCCTGCTCGGCCTGCGCGGCGCGCTCATCGGCCTGATCGCAGGGGCCTCGTCGTACGCGTTGCTCTGCACGCTGCTCGTGCAGGGCTACCTGCTTCCGCCGCCGGATCAGCCGCTCGAAGCGTATGCGACGCGTTGGTCGGAGGCCGCGTTCCCGCTCGTGCTGAACCTGCTGGCGATGAGCGTGGTGGCGCTGCTCGGCAGTTATCTGGCCGAACGGCTCCGCGTCACGGGCGGCCGGCTCGTCGTGGCGACGGCGCGCGCCGAGCAAGCGGAGCGGCTCGCGGCGCTCGGCCGGCTCGCGGCGGGGCTCGCGCATGAGATCCGAAACCCGCTCGGATCGATCGTGGCCTCCATCGAGCTCTTGCGGACGGGTGGATCCCTCGGCGCCGAGGATGACGCGCTCTGCGCGATCATCGAGCGGGAGACGACGCGCCTGAACGAGCTCGTGACCGACATGCTCGACGTCTCGCGCCCACGCGCGCCCTCGAAGGCGCCGATGGATTTTGCCGGGACCGCGCGCGACGTGGTGGTGCTGGCCGGGAAATCGGGCCGCGGCCGCGACGTCCCCTTGCGCTACGTGGGGCCGGATTCGCTCGAGATCGAGGCCGACACGGCGCAGATGCGGCAGGTCGTGTGGAACCTCCTGCGCAACGCGATCCAGGCGAGCTCCGCGGGCGCGGAGGTGATCGTGCGCGTCGAGGCGGACGCGGGCGGCGCGGTGGTGCTCGCGGTGGAGGATCGGGGCGTGGGGATCCCGCCGGAGGCGCGCGAGCGGCTCTTCGACGCGTTTTTCACGACGCGATCGCAGGGCATGGGCATCGGCCTCGCAGTGGTGAAGCGGATCCTCGACGATCACGGGTTCGTGATCGAGGTCGAGAGCGAGCCCGGGAAGGGCACGACGTTCCGCGTGCGAATCCCGCATTCGAAGGAGCTCGCGCTCACGCCGAGCTGA
- a CDS encoding TIGR00266 family protein: MQVNLLYRPSQSLAQCWLQNGESVVAESGAMVGMSTNVQMQTQSGGFMKGLKRLFGGESFFRNTFTAQGGQGEVLFATPLCGDMAVLEAGHKQWCIQNSAYVASSPSVDVKTKTGGFKGMFSGAGLFLLETQGMGQVVIGTFGALEQVQVDGSMVIDTGHLAAWESTLTYKVGKSGSGWIASFLSGEGLVCHFEGQGTVYLQSRNAAEYGSTIGALLPPREQ, from the coding sequence ATGCAAGTGAATCTTCTTTACCGCCCGTCGCAGTCGCTCGCGCAGTGCTGGCTGCAAAACGGCGAGTCCGTGGTCGCCGAGAGCGGGGCGATGGTCGGCATGTCGACCAACGTCCAGATGCAGACGCAGTCCGGCGGCTTCATGAAGGGCCTCAAGCGGCTCTTCGGCGGCGAGTCGTTCTTCCGCAACACCTTCACCGCGCAAGGCGGCCAGGGCGAGGTCCTCTTCGCCACGCCGCTCTGCGGGGACATGGCGGTGCTCGAAGCTGGACACAAGCAGTGGTGCATCCAGAACAGCGCCTACGTCGCTTCGAGCCCCTCGGTCGACGTGAAGACGAAGACCGGCGGCTTCAAGGGCATGTTCTCGGGCGCGGGCCTCTTCCTGCTCGAAACGCAGGGGATGGGCCAGGTCGTCATCGGCACGTTCGGCGCGCTCGAACAGGTGCAGGTCGACGGCAGCATGGTGATCGACACGGGACACCTCGCCGCGTGGGAGTCGACGCTCACGTACAAGGTCGGCAAGAGCGGATCCGGCTGGATCGCCTCGTTCCTCTCGGGCGAGGGCCTCGTTTGCCACTTCGAGGGGCAGGGCACCGTGTACCTGCAGTCCCGCAACGCCGCCGAGTACGGCTCGACGATCGGCGCTCTCTTGCCACCGCGCGAGCAGTGA
- a CDS encoding ABC1 kinase family protein, translating into MSQGAPSLQEQPRASLIAPAAKAPSKPAKRGAGPRGIRPKGRQSYRFIRAYTTTFVVLGSYLWFFFLGRWFGQTWLDARMADVHGRNARRVLSTIVELQGLFIKVGQLLSIMANFLPAQFRSGLEALQDQVPPRPYREIAERIERELGKPVGTLFDRFCEEPIASASLGQVHEAWLKNGAHVAVKVQHRDIDEIVRLDLTTIRRIMQIVSIFVPVQGLDAYYHQVRSMILEELDFQSEARNITRIADNFLRDPTVRFPRPVDGYCTSRVMTTDFAPGVKIGDIAALDARGVDRKALARKVVQVFCQQIFIDGIYHADPHPGNMLVGDDGALILLDFGAVAELSPQMREGIPEFLEGVIRRDTDQLIKAMRKMGFLSRTDSPDVSEKVIEFFHQRFQDEVKIDTFNLKDIKLDPQKGIESLVDLRKMNIGLKELSGAFHIPRDWVLLERTILLLTGLCTQLDPELSPMEVIRPYLQDFVLGNRDWAQIAVDAAKDMALKAITIPEDLRKYLNRANRGEFELRVKGLPSAARLVYAGIRQLIYAAIGIASGFAALQLHLAGQAHLARYCLYGAAAAGVLLLGSLLLTRTK; encoded by the coding sequence GTGTCGCAAGGCGCCCCATCCCTCCAGGAACAGCCGCGCGCGAGTCTCATCGCGCCCGCGGCGAAGGCGCCTTCGAAGCCGGCCAAGCGAGGCGCGGGGCCGCGCGGCATCCGGCCGAAGGGACGGCAGAGCTACCGCTTCATCCGCGCCTACACGACGACGTTCGTCGTCCTCGGCAGCTACCTCTGGTTCTTCTTCCTCGGACGCTGGTTCGGGCAGACGTGGCTCGACGCGCGCATGGCCGACGTGCACGGGCGCAACGCGCGCCGCGTGCTCTCCACGATCGTCGAGCTCCAGGGCCTGTTCATCAAGGTCGGGCAGCTCCTCAGCATCATGGCGAACTTCCTGCCCGCGCAGTTCCGCTCGGGCCTGGAGGCGCTGCAGGATCAGGTCCCGCCGCGGCCCTACCGCGAGATCGCCGAGCGCATCGAGCGCGAGCTCGGCAAGCCCGTCGGCACGCTCTTCGATCGCTTCTGCGAGGAGCCCATCGCGAGCGCATCGCTCGGCCAGGTGCACGAGGCGTGGCTCAAGAACGGCGCGCACGTCGCGGTCAAGGTCCAGCACCGCGACATCGACGAGATCGTGCGGCTCGATCTCACGACGATCCGCCGCATCATGCAGATCGTCAGCATCTTCGTTCCCGTGCAGGGCCTGGACGCCTACTACCACCAGGTCCGCTCGATGATCCTGGAGGAGCTCGATTTCCAGAGCGAGGCGCGGAACATCACGCGCATCGCCGACAACTTCCTCCGTGATCCCACGGTGCGCTTCCCGCGCCCGGTCGACGGCTATTGCACGAGCCGCGTGATGACCACGGACTTCGCGCCTGGCGTGAAGATCGGCGACATCGCCGCGCTCGACGCGCGCGGGGTCGATCGCAAGGCGCTCGCCCGCAAGGTCGTCCAGGTCTTCTGCCAGCAGATCTTCATCGACGGCATCTATCACGCCGATCCGCACCCCGGGAACATGCTGGTCGGCGACGACGGCGCGCTCATCCTGCTCGATTTTGGCGCCGTCGCGGAGCTCTCGCCGCAGATGCGCGAGGGCATCCCCGAGTTCCTGGAGGGCGTGATCCGCCGCGACACCGATCAGCTCATCAAGGCCATGCGCAAGATGGGCTTCCTCTCGCGCACGGACTCACCCGACGTGAGCGAGAAGGTCATCGAGTTCTTCCACCAGCGCTTCCAGGACGAGGTGAAGATCGACACCTTCAACCTCAAGGACATCAAGCTCGATCCGCAGAAGGGCATCGAGAGCCTCGTCGATCTGCGCAAGATGAACATCGGCCTGAAGGAGCTCTCGGGCGCCTTCCACATCCCGCGCGACTGGGTCCTGCTCGAACGAACGATCCTCCTGCTCACGGGGCTCTGCACGCAGCTCGATCCCGAGCTCTCGCCGATGGAGGTCATCCGGCCCTACCTGCAGGACTTCGTGCTCGGCAACCGCGACTGGGCGCAGATCGCGGTCGACGCGGCGAAGGACATGGCCCTCAAGGCCATCACGATCCCCGAGGATCTCCGCAAGTACCTGAACCGCGCGAACCGCGGCGAGTTCGAGCTCCGCGTGAAGGGCCTGCCGAGCGCGGCCCGTCTCGTCTACGCCGGGATCCGCCAGCTCATCTACGCGGCGATCGGCATCGCCTCGGGCTTCGCCGCACTGCAGCTCCACCTCGCCGGCCAGGCGCACCTCGCCCGGTATTGCCTCTACGGCGCCGCGGCCGCGGGCGTGCTCCTCCTCGGGAGCCTCCTGCTCACGCGGACGAAGTAG
- a CDS encoding aspartate kinase: MQGSEPNGRRRPIIVQKYGGSSVADVEKLGRVADRVVAAKRAGNDVVVVVSAMGKTTDGLLSLARQVASQAGGAADPPRRELDMLLSTGERVSMALLSIAIQARGEAAISFTGSQSGILTNDRHFDARIIEVRPHRIEDELARGQIVIIAGYQGMSYRREITTLGRGGSDTTAVALAAALEAERCEIYSDVDGVYSADPRVVPDAKHLPELDHAMLQEMAESGAKVVCAQAVEWARRANIAIYARSTFDAEDEGARQTVVRKFGPREDLRARAVVGEGNVALGSLPDVASLDDLLRVAGEAKVPLRDLAVNERGVSFVVSLLNVPDWRGAKQRLTGALPLLALVEDVTIVSVVGDGLAATTEPLVRFLAALRGVSATPSALTATPLRLSAVVPASALAEAQRALHHAFVES; this comes from the coding sequence GTGCAAGGCAGTGAGCCCAACGGAAGGCGGCGTCCGATCATCGTCCAGAAGTACGGCGGCTCGTCGGTGGCCGACGTCGAGAAGCTCGGGCGCGTGGCCGATCGGGTCGTCGCCGCGAAGCGCGCGGGAAACGATGTCGTTGTCGTCGTGAGCGCGATGGGCAAGACGACCGACGGCCTGCTCTCGCTCGCGCGGCAGGTCGCGAGCCAGGCCGGAGGCGCTGCCGATCCGCCGCGCCGCGAGCTCGACATGCTCCTCTCCACAGGTGAGCGCGTCTCCATGGCGCTGCTCTCGATCGCGATCCAAGCGCGTGGCGAGGCCGCGATCTCCTTCACCGGCTCGCAGTCCGGCATCCTCACGAACGACCGCCACTTCGACGCCCGCATCATCGAGGTCCGGCCGCACCGCATCGAAGACGAGCTCGCGCGCGGGCAGATCGTGATCATCGCTGGCTACCAAGGCATGAGCTACCGGCGCGAGATCACGACCCTCGGCCGCGGCGGCTCCGACACCACCGCCGTCGCGCTCGCCGCCGCGCTCGAAGCCGAGCGGTGCGAGATCTACAGCGACGTCGACGGCGTCTACTCGGCCGATCCGCGCGTCGTACCCGACGCGAAGCACCTGCCCGAGCTGGATCACGCCATGCTGCAGGAGATGGCCGAGAGCGGCGCGAAGGTCGTCTGCGCGCAGGCCGTCGAGTGGGCGCGCCGCGCGAACATCGCGATCTATGCGCGCTCGACGTTCGACGCGGAGGACGAGGGCGCGCGGCAAACCGTGGTGCGCAAGTTCGGCCCGCGCGAGGACCTCCGCGCCCGCGCCGTCGTCGGCGAAGGCAACGTCGCGCTCGGGAGCCTGCCCGACGTGGCGAGCCTCGACGATCTCCTCCGTGTCGCCGGCGAAGCGAAGGTGCCCTTGAGAGACCTCGCGGTGAACGAGCGCGGCGTGAGCTTCGTGGTGTCGCTGCTCAACGTGCCGGATTGGCGTGGGGCCAAGCAACGGCTCACGGGCGCCTTGCCGTTGCTCGCGCTCGTCGAGGACGTGACCATCGTCAGCGTCGTTGGGGATGGCCTGGCTGCGACGACCGAGCCCCTCGTGCGTTTCCTCGCCGCGCTCCGCGGCGTCTCCGCAACCCCGAGCGCCCTCACCGCGACGCCGCTGCGGCTCAGCGCGGTCGTCCCCGCGAGCGCCCTCGCCGAGGCGCAGCGCGCGCTGCACCACGCCTTCGTCGAGAGCTGA
- a CDS encoding type II secretion system F family protein, whose amino-acid sequence MAEFAWEARARTGEVRKGVMDAENEAAVQTRLRGLQLNPTKITQKRKGLDLKNVTIGSGVSSQDLVKFTRQFATMIDAGLPLVQCLDILSNQEPNPRFQVALRDIKNSVEQGATFSDSLRRHPKIFDELFVNLVQAGEVGGILDTIMNRLAGYIEKRVKLARQVRGAMAYPTAVIIIMIVVIIVLMTFVIPAFEGMFAEFGAKDALPGLTKAVIATSRAFVSALPFTIVGSIGLVFGAIRFYNNPKGKRMAHRLLLKLPIFGPVMQKIAVARFTRTLGTLLGSGVPILDALDIVAKTAGNVIVEEGLVYARAKISEGKNMAEPLEEIKVFPGMVVQMVAVGEQTGALDTMLNKIADFYEEEVDVAVSALTSLLEPLLMVVVGAVVGVVLISMYLPIFSLAGNIKGE is encoded by the coding sequence ATGGCCGAGTTTGCATGGGAGGCCCGTGCCAGGACCGGAGAGGTCCGCAAGGGCGTGATGGATGCGGAGAACGAGGCCGCCGTGCAGACCCGCCTGCGTGGCTTGCAGCTCAACCCGACGAAGATCACGCAGAAGCGCAAGGGCCTCGATCTCAAGAACGTCACGATCGGCTCGGGCGTCAGCTCGCAGGACCTCGTCAAGTTCACGCGCCAGTTCGCGACGATGATCGACGCGGGCCTCCCGCTCGTGCAGTGCCTCGACATCCTCTCGAACCAGGAGCCGAACCCGCGCTTCCAGGTCGCGCTGCGCGACATCAAGAACAGCGTCGAGCAGGGCGCGACGTTCAGCGATTCGTTGCGGCGGCACCCGAAGATCTTCGACGAGCTCTTCGTGAACCTCGTCCAGGCTGGCGAGGTCGGCGGCATCCTCGACACGATCATGAACCGCCTCGCGGGCTACATCGAGAAGCGCGTCAAGCTCGCGCGCCAGGTGCGCGGCGCGATGGCGTATCCGACGGCGGTCATCATCATCATGATCGTGGTCATCATCGTGCTGATGACCTTCGTGATCCCGGCCTTCGAAGGCATGTTCGCCGAGTTCGGCGCGAAGGACGCGCTGCCGGGCCTGACGAAGGCGGTCATCGCGACGTCGCGGGCGTTCGTCAGCGCCTTGCCCTTCACGATCGTAGGCAGCATCGGCCTCGTGTTCGGGGCGATCCGGTTTTACAACAACCCGAAGGGCAAACGCATGGCGCACAGGCTCCTGCTGAAGCTGCCGATCTTCGGGCCGGTGATGCAGAAGATCGCGGTCGCGCGGTTCACACGGACGCTCGGCACCTTGCTCGGCTCGGGCGTGCCGATCCTCGACGCGCTCGACATCGTGGCGAAGACCGCGGGCAACGTGATCGTCGAGGAGGGCCTCGTCTACGCGCGGGCCAAGATCTCCGAGGGCAAGAACATGGCCGAGCCGCTGGAGGAGATCAAAGTTTTCCCCGGCATGGTCGTGCAGATGGTGGCCGTCGGCGAGCAGACCGGCGCGCTCGACACGATGCTGAACAAGATCGCCGACTTCTACGAGGAGGAGGTCGACGTCGCGGTCTCAGCGTTGACCTCGCTGCTCGAACCTCTGCTCATGGTCGTCGTCGGCGCGGTCGTCGGGGTGGTGCTCATTTCGATGTACCTCCCGATCTTCAGCCTGGCAGGCAACATCAAGGGCGAGTGA
- a CDS encoding TIGR00266 family protein: MQHIVKYEPTFSMLQVSLAPGETIIAEAGSMVARSSSLTMEVKLNAGKNAGFFGKMKAFFIAIIRKIVGGETFFVNHFSSPQGGWVWLAPSLSGGIRPIQLAGNSMIFSAGAFLASAGDIDLKMRWGGLRALLAKEGAFFIEASGNGQVFVTSYGAIDEIDCNGSYIVDNGHIVGFDSSLNFKIRSGGGGLLGFMASGEGIVCEFQGQGKILIQSRNTSALVDWLTPMLPP; encoded by the coding sequence ATGCAACACATCGTCAAGTACGAGCCGACGTTCTCGATGCTCCAGGTGAGCCTCGCTCCGGGCGAGACGATCATCGCGGAGGCTGGGTCCATGGTCGCCCGCTCGAGCAGCCTCACGATGGAGGTCAAGCTCAATGCGGGGAAAAACGCCGGTTTCTTCGGCAAGATGAAGGCGTTCTTCATCGCGATCATCCGCAAGATCGTTGGTGGTGAAACCTTCTTCGTGAACCACTTCTCCAGCCCGCAAGGCGGCTGGGTGTGGCTCGCGCCCTCGCTCTCGGGCGGCATCAGGCCGATCCAGCTCGCCGGCAACTCCATGATCTTCAGCGCGGGTGCGTTCCTCGCGAGCGCGGGCGACATCGACCTGAAGATGCGCTGGGGCGGCCTGCGCGCGCTGCTCGCGAAGGAGGGCGCGTTCTTCATCGAGGCCTCCGGCAACGGGCAGGTCTTCGTGACGAGCTACGGCGCGATCGACGAGATCGACTGCAACGGCAGCTACATCGTCGACAACGGCCACATCGTGGGCTTCGACTCGTCGTTGAACTTCAAGATCCGCAGCGGCGGCGGCGGCCTCCTCGGCTTCATGGCCTCGGGCGAGGGCATCGTTTGCGAGTTCCAGGGCCAGGGCAAGATCCTCATCCAGTCGCGCAACACGAGCGCGCTCGTCGACTGGCTCACGCCGATGCTGCCGCCGTGA
- a CDS encoding serine hydrolase domain-containing protein, whose product MKNAAPAIDLTAAARVVVDDHHAAPCAVVAAAMRTRAGWIHGAGAAGVLSFEEGAPRADLDTPFDLASVTKPVTALVMARLARHGSLARSEPLADLVPTLANTRSARVPLDLLAAHRAGLDAHGSLYAPLVRGEAVDVEAALVMAADARRDDCTGDPPPEGFPPVYSDLGYVLLGAALARRSGLDLDALVTREVTGPLGLDIGSARNFRAKHASFDALVAPTEIVPFRDGLVRGVVHDENAWALVGHASAGHAGLFGDARSVARLGIAVLEALAGERRDFLAPADLAPLVRPRPGGSLLAGFDQRSGDEPSSGARLGPRTFGHLGFTGTSLWIDPDAGFVGVLLTNRVHPTRTALAIRQARPAAYDAMFDAMVEAQRAAG is encoded by the coding sequence GTGAAAAACGCCGCCCCCGCCATCGACCTCACGGCCGCCGCGCGCGTCGTCGTGGACGATCACCACGCCGCGCCGTGCGCCGTGGTCGCCGCCGCCATGCGAACGCGCGCAGGCTGGATCCACGGCGCAGGCGCGGCAGGCGTGCTCTCGTTCGAAGAAGGCGCGCCACGCGCGGACCTCGATACGCCCTTCGATTTGGCCTCTGTCACGAAGCCGGTCACCGCGCTCGTGATGGCGCGGCTCGCTCGCCATGGGTCGCTCGCCCGCTCGGAGCCGCTCGCCGATCTCGTGCCGACGCTCGCGAATACACGCTCCGCGCGCGTCCCGCTTGATCTCCTCGCGGCCCATCGCGCGGGCCTCGACGCGCACGGCTCGCTTTACGCGCCGCTCGTGCGAGGCGAAGCCGTCGACGTCGAGGCCGCGCTCGTCATGGCCGCCGACGCGCGGCGCGACGACTGCACGGGAGATCCGCCGCCGGAAGGATTTCCGCCGGTGTACAGTGACCTCGGATACGTCCTTCTCGGCGCGGCGCTCGCGCGGCGGAGCGGGCTCGATCTCGACGCGCTCGTGACGCGTGAGGTCACGGGGCCGCTGGGTCTCGACATCGGGTCGGCGCGCAACTTCCGCGCAAAACATGCTTCGTTTGATGCGCTTGTCGCGCCGACCGAGATCGTCCCGTTCCGCGACGGCCTCGTGCGAGGCGTCGTCCACGACGAGAACGCCTGGGCGCTCGTGGGTCATGCGTCCGCGGGGCACGCGGGCCTCTTCGGGGACGCGCGCTCGGTCGCGCGGCTCGGCATCGCCGTGCTCGAAGCCCTCGCCGGCGAACGCCGCGATTTCCTCGCCCCGGCCGACCTCGCGCCGCTCGTCCGACCTCGCCCGGGTGGCTCGCTGCTCGCGGGCTTCGATCAGCGCAGCGGCGACGAGCCGAGCTCCGGCGCGCGCCTCGGGCCGCGGACCTTCGGCCACCTCGGCTTCACGGGCACGAGCCTCTGGATCGATCCGGACGCCGGTTTCGTCGGCGTTCTGCTCACGAACCGGGTCCATCCGACGCGCACCGCGCTCGCGATCCGGCAGGCCCGACCGGCCGCCTACGACGCCATGTTCGACGCGATGGTGGAGGCGCAACGAGCCGCGGGATAA
- a CDS encoding TIGR00266 family protein: MRHEIRHNPDFGLVQVYFDQPGEQIITESGAMVARDTGIEMKTSLQGGIGGALKRKLLGGESLFQNTFTATAPGQSMWFAPAPEGAIVCITMQPGMELFLQSGAYLASTPGVTLDTKWQGAKGFFSGGLFLIRAYGQGYLWFNCYGGAHVLDIGQQYYGYICDNTHMVAFTQGLQYNISKVGGLKSLFLGGEGLVCNFQGQGRLWLQTRNPSSLASFLHPFRPVKAKSSG; encoded by the coding sequence GTGCGACACGAGATCCGTCACAACCCCGACTTCGGCCTGGTCCAGGTCTACTTCGACCAACCCGGCGAGCAGATCATCACCGAGAGCGGCGCGATGGTCGCGCGCGACACGGGCATCGAGATGAAGACGAGCTTGCAGGGCGGCATCGGCGGCGCCCTCAAGCGCAAGCTGCTCGGCGGCGAGAGCCTCTTCCAGAACACGTTCACGGCGACGGCGCCGGGGCAGAGCATGTGGTTCGCGCCCGCGCCCGAAGGCGCGATCGTGTGCATCACGATGCAGCCGGGCATGGAGCTCTTCCTGCAATCCGGCGCCTACCTCGCTTCCACGCCGGGCGTCACGCTCGACACGAAGTGGCAAGGCGCGAAGGGCTTCTTCTCGGGCGGCCTCTTCCTCATCCGCGCGTACGGCCAGGGCTACCTCTGGTTCAACTGCTACGGCGGCGCGCACGTGCTCGACATCGGCCAGCAGTACTACGGCTACATCTGCGACAACACGCACATGGTCGCGTTCACGCAAGGCCTGCAGTACAACATCAGCAAGGTCGGCGGCTTGAAGAGCCTCTTCCTCGGCGGGGAAGGCCTCGTGTGCAACTTCCAGGGTCAGGGCCGCCTCTGGCTCCAGACGAGGAACCCGAGCTCGCTCGCGTCCTTCCTCCACCCGTTCCGCCCGGTCAAAGCCAAATCTTCGGGTTGA